In candidate division KSB1 bacterium, one DNA window encodes the following:
- a CDS encoding TonB-dependent receptor — protein MKKIIRRSFAGVLVLLLSGGLLFAGTTGKIAGRVIDKQTGEPLAGASVMIVGTTLGAAADASGYYFILQVPPGTYSVRATVIGFEPLTVTKVKVAADLTTKIDFALSPTVLQLTEGMTVVAERPIIEKDVTFSSHRMTADRIANMPTVSDVRDLVARQPGVVGEGLHINVRGGRTGEMLYVVDGVASHDPHFKQATRTTAEQVGQFTSNPVDELTARSGGLSVPANAISEVEVITGGFNAEYGNAMSGIVNVVTKEGGAQHTGRVVYLTDDFGIGRFKTPYGNGTQLRTYSHNSDRLELSFGGPEPITTHLLPRLGIKLPVREITYFVAGSGYFTDLTTAFDLAYYAPTGEDRSEEIRELNLLGLNLLRLGLPNRMDNHYNSLANVSVRFSPRMKLVYSYQTDRSYYDEYNHAFSRIPENFWQRDEHSFGHSLKWTHTLSEKTFYDLVLSYSDLDYRLTPGGLLPPEVRQLYLDLGGVTARDDDQDGFYEAGFPARGTYHHRNTKTSSLKMDLTSQVHRRHQLKTGLEVAYYEMFLAEIKYPYRYNERWDPEAGGTPIDDGPWPALGAFRDFYTRTPTNAAFYVQDKIEYESLIVNVGMRWDLWTPGAQVEDDVDEGTNLFGRKFKITFNPRLGISHPITDKDILYFQFGRFTQQVDYQFLFIQDTQSSGALQLLGNPNLGSEETTQYELGVKHAFGDEVRVGATAFFKDYNGLLNTETRGREPFTYSVYINRDFGSARGLEFSLEKRYSHFTSGFINYTLAYATGKSSSYRQGYDYGARGQPIPIREWPLDWDVRHSLNVNFDFRVNSGARPSLFGVRLPPEMGVNVVWRFESGKPYTPTGRSSDQYTTRNSARLPYRTWVDVRANKDFRYGGLKTSLLLEIKNLTNRRNARAIYAETGQVLAFYRPQDLNPSAFTAGRNVLLGLAVEW, from the coding sequence ATGAAGAAAATCATCCGCAGGAGTTTCGCCGGTGTGCTGGTGCTGCTGCTTTCCGGCGGTCTGCTGTTTGCCGGCACCACCGGCAAAATTGCGGGACGCGTCATTGACAAACAAACGGGTGAGCCTCTGGCCGGGGCCAGCGTCATGATCGTGGGTACAACTCTGGGCGCCGCAGCCGATGCCAGCGGTTATTACTTCATTCTGCAGGTTCCGCCCGGCACCTACTCCGTGCGTGCCACCGTGATCGGCTTCGAGCCGTTGACCGTCACCAAAGTGAAGGTGGCCGCCGACCTCACCACCAAAATCGACTTCGCCCTTTCGCCCACCGTGCTGCAGCTCACCGAGGGCATGACCGTGGTGGCGGAACGGCCGATCATCGAGAAGGATGTGACCTTCAGCTCGCACCGCATGACCGCCGATCGCATCGCAAACATGCCGACGGTTTCCGATGTGCGGGATTTGGTGGCGCGGCAGCCGGGGGTGGTGGGCGAAGGTCTGCACATCAACGTGCGCGGCGGCCGCACCGGCGAAATGCTGTACGTGGTGGACGGTGTGGCTTCCCACGACCCTCATTTCAAGCAGGCCACCCGCACCACCGCGGAGCAAGTGGGACAGTTCACCTCCAACCCCGTGGATGAGTTGACGGCACGCAGTGGCGGCCTGTCGGTTCCCGCCAACGCCATTTCGGAGGTGGAAGTCATCACCGGCGGCTTCAATGCCGAATACGGCAACGCCATGTCGGGCATCGTCAATGTCGTCACCAAGGAGGGCGGCGCACAGCACACCGGCCGGGTGGTGTATCTCACCGATGATTTCGGCATTGGCCGCTTCAAAACTCCTTACGGCAACGGCACGCAACTGCGAACCTACTCGCACAACAGCGACCGTCTCGAACTCAGCTTCGGCGGTCCGGAGCCCATCACCACGCATTTACTGCCGCGCCTGGGGATCAAGCTGCCGGTGCGGGAAATCACCTATTTTGTGGCCGGCTCGGGTTATTTCACCGATCTCACCACCGCCTTCGATCTCGCCTATTACGCGCCCACCGGCGAGGATCGCTCCGAGGAAATCCGCGAGCTGAATCTGCTGGGCCTGAATCTGCTGCGTCTCGGCCTGCCCAACCGCATGGACAACCATTACAACTCGCTCGCCAACGTGAGCGTGCGTTTTTCACCGCGCATGAAACTCGTTTACAGCTATCAAACCGATCGCAGCTATTACGATGAATACAACCACGCCTTCTCCCGCATTCCGGAGAATTTCTGGCAGCGCGACGAGCACTCGTTCGGTCATTCGTTGAAATGGACGCACACGCTCAGCGAGAAGACCTTTTATGATCTCGTGCTGAGTTATTCCGATCTGGACTATCGCCTCACGCCCGGCGGTCTGCTGCCGCCCGAGGTGCGCCAGCTCTATCTCGATCTCGGTGGTGTCACCGCGCGCGATGACGATCAGGACGGTTTCTACGAAGCCGGTTTCCCGGCACGCGGCACCTATCATCATCGCAACACCAAGACCTCGTCCCTCAAAATGGATCTCACCAGCCAGGTGCACCGCCGCCACCAACTCAAAACCGGTTTGGAAGTGGCCTACTACGAAATGTTCCTGGCCGAGATCAAATACCCCTATCGCTACAACGAGCGCTGGGATCCCGAAGCCGGCGGCACGCCCATCGACGACGGCCCCTGGCCGGCATTGGGCGCCTTCCGCGACTTTTACACCCGCACGCCCACCAACGCCGCCTTCTATGTGCAGGACAAGATCGAATATGAAAGCCTGATCGTCAATGTCGGCATGCGCTGGGACTTGTGGACGCCGGGCGCGCAGGTGGAAGACGATGTCGATGAAGGCACCAACCTCTTCGGCCGCAAATTCAAGATCACGTTCAATCCCCGGCTGGGTATCTCCCACCCCATCACCGACAAGGATATTCTCTACTTCCAATTCGGCCGTTTCACCCAGCAGGTGGATTATCAATTCCTGTTCATTCAGGACACCCAATCCTCCGGCGCGCTGCAGTTGCTCGGCAATCCCAACCTCGGCTCCGAAGAAACGACGCAATACGAGCTCGGCGTCAAGCATGCGTTCGGCGACGAAGTCCGGGTGGGCGCCACCGCCTTCTTCAAAGACTACAACGGCCTGCTCAACACCGAAACCCGCGGTCGGGAACCGTTCACCTACAGTGTCTACATCAACCGTGATTTCGGCAGCGCACGCGGCCTGGAGTTCTCGCTCGAGAAACGCTACAGCCACTTCACCTCCGGCTTCATCAACTACACCCTGGCCTATGCCACCGGCAAAAGTTCGAGCTATCGCCAGGGGTATGATTATGGTGCGCGCGGCCAGCCCATACCGATTCGCGAATGGCCGCTGGACTGGGACGTGCGGCATTCGCTCAACGTCAATTTCGATTTTCGCGTGAATTCGGGCGCGCGGCCCTCCCTCTTCGGCGTGCGCCTGCCGCCCGAGATGGGCGTGAATGTGGTCTGGCGCTTCGAGTCGGGCAAACCCTACACCCCCACCGGCCGCTCGAGTGATCAATACACCACGCGCAACTCCGCCCGCCTGCCCTATCGCACCTGGGTGGATGTGCGCGCCAACAAGGATTTTCGCTATGGAGGCCTGAAAACTTCCCTGCTGCTCGAGATCAAGAACCTCACCAACCGCCGCAATGCCCGCGCGATTTATGCAGAAACTGGCCAGGTGCTGGCGTTCTACCGGCCGCAGGATTTGAATCCCTCGGCCTTCACCGCCGGCCGCAACGTGCTGCTGGGTTTGGCGGTGGAATGGTGA